From Aquificaceae bacterium, a single genomic window includes:
- a CDS encoding (2Fe-2S)-binding protein — MVKDFELKINGRLYRVRAYEDEPLLWVIRERLRLTGTKFGCGIGMCGSCTVLMGRQAVRSCLLPVKDAVGKEITTIEGIPSDHPLKRAWLELQVPQCGYCQPGQLMEAYALLMENPRPTREQIIQRLSSHICRCGTYNRIVRAVETASRGGKA, encoded by the coding sequence ATGGTAAAAGACTTTGAACTGAAGATAAACGGCAGACTATACAGGGTTAGGGCTTACGAAGATGAGCCCCTTCTGTGGGTTATACGCGAGAGGCTTAGATTGACTGGCACAAAGTTTGGGTGTGGTATTGGCATGTGTGGTTCCTGCACGGTTCTGATGGGCAGGCAGGCGGTCCGGTCCTGTCTTCTGCCTGTAAAGGATGCGGTGGGAAAGGAGATAACAACCATAGAAGGCATACCCTCCGACCATCCCCTCAAAAGGGCATGGCTTGAGCTTCAGGTGCCTCAATGTGGATACTGTCAGCCCGGTCAGCTCATGGAGGCATATGCACTTCTGATGGAAAATCCAAGACCCACAAGGGAGCAAATCATCCAGAGGCTCTCTTCTCACATATGCAGGTGTGGCACCTACAACAGGATAGTCAGGGCGGTAGAAACCGCCTCAAGAGGAGGCAAAGCATGA
- a CDS encoding DMT family transporter encodes MLGLSLALLSSLFWGTNDYLSKRVLLKGVDENFTLWVRFPIACLLLAPLGALYWDLSVKVVLYALLWLPLEVLGGVFFMKGLKHAPLSVAMSFYSFMPVFSALFGWLLLSEEPSLAGILGMSLVVMASLLLVGFSPREFFRKNRGVLYMLISTALFGFNVVLGKASIMESNSLFFSWFYTFCMSLGTLLFVKPSEVLKKENYAHWEVPLLGLFFAIGDVLYNLALFFTLSSYVASAERLSLLVVLLYGKLFLRERAERILLPAMLMVAGNALMASD; translated from the coding sequence ATGCTCGGACTTTCTCTTGCTTTGCTCTCCTCCCTTTTCTGGGGAACAAACGACTACCTGAGCAAAAGGGTTCTACTAAAGGGGGTTGATGAGAACTTCACTCTTTGGGTCAGGTTTCCCATAGCATGCCTCCTGCTTGCACCTCTGGGTGCCCTTTACTGGGATTTAAGCGTAAAAGTAGTCCTGTATGCCCTCCTGTGGCTCCCCCTTGAGGTTCTGGGTGGAGTCTTCTTTATGAAGGGCCTGAAACACGCACCTCTCTCTGTCGCCATGTCCTTCTACTCCTTCATGCCAGTCTTCTCAGCCTTATTTGGCTGGCTTCTCCTCTCCGAGGAGCCTTCCCTCGCTGGTATACTGGGTATGTCTCTGGTGGTGATGGCAAGCCTCCTTCTCGTGGGCTTTTCTCCAAGAGAGTTTTTTAGAAAAAACAGGGGAGTTCTCTACATGCTTATCTCCACCGCCCTTTTTGGTTTTAATGTGGTTCTTGGCAAGGCTTCCATAATGGAGAGCAATAGCCTCTTCTTCAGCTGGTTCTATACTTTCTGCATGAGCCTGGGAACTCTACTGTTTGTGAAGCCCTCTGAAGTTCTCAAAAAGGAAAACTACGCGCACTGGGAGGTCCCACTTCTGGGTTTATTCTTCGCCATAGGTGATGTGCTCTACAACCTGGCACTTTTCTTCACCCTTTCATCTTATGTTGCCTCCGCAGAAAGGCTTTCTCTGCTCGTGGTCCTCCTCTATGGAAAGCTCTTCTTGAGGGAAAGGGCGGAGAGGATATTGCTTCCAGCCATGCTTATGGTAGCAGGCAACGCACTTATGGCCTCTGACTGA
- a CDS encoding gamma carbonic anhydrase family protein, with translation MALLMPYRDKHPLIPPSVFLAENSVVIGDVEMGEDSSVWFGTVIRGDVNYIRIGRGTNIQDNSVVHVTHDTHPTIIGDFVTVGHRVILHGCRIGNHVLVGMGAVVMDGVEVGDYVLIGAGALLTPGKKFPSGVLVAGFPAKVVRDLKEEEIRLIEESARNYISYKNSYLSQRP, from the coding sequence ATGGCGCTCCTGATGCCCTACAGAGACAAGCACCCTCTCATACCACCTTCAGTCTTTCTTGCAGAAAACTCGGTAGTTATCGGAGATGTGGAGATGGGTGAGGATTCTTCTGTCTGGTTCGGCACCGTCATAAGGGGTGATGTGAATTACATACGCATAGGAAGGGGGACAAACATACAGGACAACTCGGTGGTGCATGTAACTCATGACACACATCCCACCATAATAGGAGACTTTGTAACGGTGGGACACAGGGTTATACTGCACGGGTGCAGGATAGGGAACCATGTGTTGGTGGGGATGGGCGCTGTAGTGATGGATGGGGTTGAGGTAGGAGACTACGTGCTCATAGGGGCTGGTGCACTTCTTACGCCAGGAAAGAAATTCCCTTCAGGCGTGCTTGTGGCGGGCTTTCCCGCAAAGGTGGTTAGGGACCTGAAAGAGGAGGAAATAAGGCTTATTGAAGAGTCTGCCAGAAACTACATATCCTATAAGAACTCATACCTCAGTCAGAGGCCATAA
- a CDS encoding alanine--glyoxylate aminotransferase family protein, whose amino-acid sequence MSQERIFTPGPVELPERVREVLGRQIIHHRTEEFRHAFLEVRELFKKLLDEPSESFVFFASSGTGAMEATVLNFFREGEKVLVINGGKFGERWLKLAQHWGLKPIEYRVEWGKSADPERVRKLLKENPDCRGVLFQISETSTGVYHPALEIGRICREFDALCIADAITALGVYHIKPSEWGLDVLVGGSQKGFLLPPGLSTLWFSERAEKNLTDRAFYFSIRKELSKQKEGQTAWTPAISLILALRESLHMLLEEGMERVEKRHRAVSEGTIRAVEALGLRRFAENPALSVSAISSERSEELRKELLKLGIRVAGGQDELKGKIFRISHMGVDPKDGLMLLGMLEVVLKRSGFPVNLGEGVKAYSQTLIEHRIW is encoded by the coding sequence ATGTCTCAGGAAAGAATCTTCACACCCGGTCCTGTTGAGCTTCCCGAGAGAGTAAGAGAAGTTCTCGGAAGGCAAATAATACATCACAGAACCGAAGAGTTCAGGCACGCCTTTCTTGAAGTTAGAGAGCTCTTCAAAAAGCTTCTTGATGAGCCCTCGGAGAGCTTTGTCTTTTTTGCCTCTTCAGGCACTGGGGCCATGGAGGCAACAGTTCTCAACTTTTTCAGAGAAGGTGAGAAGGTGCTTGTGATAAACGGGGGGAAATTTGGCGAAAGATGGTTAAAGCTTGCACAGCACTGGGGGCTAAAGCCCATAGAATACAGGGTAGAGTGGGGCAAGTCTGCAGACCCGGAAAGGGTAAGGAAGCTTCTCAAGGAAAACCCGGATTGCAGAGGAGTTCTCTTTCAGATATCTGAAACCTCTACTGGTGTTTACCACCCAGCTCTGGAGATAGGAAGAATATGCAGGGAGTTTGATGCCCTGTGCATTGCGGATGCCATAACCGCTCTTGGAGTTTATCACATTAAGCCCTCAGAGTGGGGTCTTGATGTGCTTGTGGGTGGCTCGCAGAAGGGCTTTCTCCTCCCTCCCGGGCTTTCCACCCTCTGGTTCTCGGAAAGGGCAGAAAAAAATCTCACAGACAGAGCCTTCTACTTCAGCATAAGGAAAGAACTATCAAAACAGAAGGAGGGTCAGACTGCATGGACACCTGCCATAAGCCTTATACTTGCTCTGAGAGAGTCTCTGCACATGCTCCTTGAGGAAGGTATGGAAAGAGTTGAAAAAAGGCACAGGGCTGTCTCTGAGGGAACTATAAGGGCGGTTGAAGCCCTTGGTCTGAGGAGGTTTGCAGAGAACCCCGCCCTCTCGGTAAGTGCGATAAGTTCTGAAAGGTCTGAAGAGTTAAGAAAAGAGCTTCTCAAGCTCGGCATAAGGGTTGCAGGTGGTCAGGATGAGCTCAAGGGTAAAATATTCCGCATATCCCACATGGGCGTTGACCCCAAAGATGGTCTTATGCTTCTTGGTATGCTTGAGGTGGTGCTAAAGAGGTCGGGTTTTCCCGTAAACCTCGGGGAAGGTGTAAAAGCTTACAGCCAGACCCTTATAGAACACAGAATATGGTAA
- a CDS encoding histidine phosphatase family protein: MVKLYIIRHAESQWNPIGRYQGLLDPELSERGREQARRLGEHFKDVELHALYSSPLKRTLQTAQEIASVKGLEVVEERRVIEIDHGNWSGLLVEEVQERYPEQFRQWLEEPHRVSFEGGESLQDVYSRVNSFMEYLKERHWGQNVAVVSHTVPIRCMYCGLLKVDLSKFWSFGCDNASYSLVHMEKDRNVIMRLNITCHLGELYVEAYKAL; this comes from the coding sequence ATGGTAAAGCTCTACATCATAAGGCACGCAGAGAGTCAGTGGAATCCCATAGGCAGGTATCAGGGGCTTCTTGACCCAGAGCTTTCAGAAAGGGGCAGAGAGCAGGCCAGAAGGCTTGGAGAGCACTTCAAGGATGTAGAACTCCATGCCCTTTACTCCTCCCCTCTTAAAAGGACCCTTCAGACGGCTCAGGAGATAGCCAGTGTGAAAGGTCTTGAGGTGGTGGAAGAAAGGAGAGTTATAGAGATTGACCACGGCAACTGGTCTGGGCTTCTTGTGGAAGAGGTGCAGGAAAGATATCCTGAGCAGTTCAGACAGTGGTTGGAAGAGCCTCACAGGGTGAGCTTTGAGGGTGGTGAGAGTCTGCAGGATGTTTACAGCAGAGTGAATAGCTTTATGGAATACTTGAAGGAAAGGCACTGGGGTCAGAATGTGGCTGTTGTCTCACATACCGTTCCCATAAGGTGTATGTATTGCGGTCTTCTTAAGGTGGACCTTTCTAAGTTCTGGTCTTTTGGATGCGATAATGCCAGCTATTCTCTTGTTCACATGGAAAAGGACAGGAATGTTATAATGAGGCTTAACATAACCTGTCATCTGGGGGAACTTTATGTGGAAGCCTATAAGGCTCTTTAG
- a CDS encoding flavodoxin domain-containing protein — protein sequence MGNVLVLYDSRTGNTKKMAELVAEGARRVADTEVRLRSVEEATKEDVLWCHGMAVGTPTNMGIVSWKLKRFFDDVIGDLWGKIDGKIGCAFSSSGGWGGGNEVACLSVLYMLINYGFLVFGLTDYTGKKFTLHYGAVVAGEPRTQEEKEACLRLGERLAQYVAVVYGGRRELLEHIISFGGKFPW from the coding sequence ATGGGGAATGTGCTCGTGTTATACGACAGCAGAACGGGAAACACGAAGAAGATGGCAGAGCTGGTGGCAGAGGGAGCAAGGAGGGTAGCAGACACTGAGGTCAGGCTCAGGTCTGTTGAGGAAGCCACTAAGGAAGATGTGCTCTGGTGCCATGGTATGGCTGTGGGCACGCCCACCAACATGGGTATAGTGTCCTGGAAGCTCAAGAGGTTTTTTGACGATGTAATAGGAGACCTGTGGGGAAAGATTGATGGCAAGATTGGCTGTGCCTTTTCCTCTTCAGGTGGATGGGGCGGTGGCAATGAAGTGGCGTGCCTCTCTGTGCTTTATATGCTGATAAACTACGGCTTTTTAGTCTTTGGGCTCACTGACTACACTGGAAAAAAGTTTACCCTTCATTATGGCGCAGTTGTGGCAGGAGAGCCAAGAACTCAAGAGGAAAAGGAAGCCTGCCTGCGACTGGGCGAAAGGCTTGCCCAGTATGTGGCGGTGGTTTACGGGGGAAGAAGAGAGCTTTTAGAGCACATAATAAGCTTTGGAGGTAAGTTTCCATGGTAA
- a CDS encoding DJ-1/PfpI family protein, with product MKKVLILTGDASEALEVFYPLYRLREEGFDVKVATPGRKLVQTVVHDMEPGVMETYTEKLGYRLEADLTLKEVNPEDFDALFIPGGRAPEYVRTHQKAVEVVRHFFEKNKPVATLCHGPQLLVAAGVVKGRKVSAFYVLKADVEMAGGEYVDGVVVDKNLVSGRAWPDLPEIMREFLKLLKG from the coding sequence ATGAAGAAGGTTCTTATCCTCACTGGAGATGCTTCAGAAGCCCTTGAGGTCTTCTATCCCCTTTACAGGTTAAGAGAAGAGGGTTTTGATGTGAAGGTGGCAACGCCTGGCAGAAAGCTGGTTCAGACAGTTGTCCACGACATGGAGCCAGGTGTGATGGAGACCTATACGGAGAAGCTTGGCTACAGGCTGGAGGCAGACCTTACCCTCAAGGAGGTAAATCCCGAAGACTTTGATGCCCTTTTTATACCCGGGGGGAGAGCTCCCGAGTATGTAAGGACTCATCAGAAAGCTGTAGAGGTTGTCAGGCACTTTTTTGAGAAGAACAAGCCTGTGGCAACTCTCTGCCATGGTCCTCAACTGCTGGTGGCGGCAGGTGTGGTAAAGGGCAGGAAGGTGAGCGCCTTTTATGTGCTGAAAGCCGATGTTGAGATGGCAGGGGGTGAGTATGTGGACGGTGTGGTTGTGGATAAGAACCTTGTTTCTGGCAGAGCCTGGCCAGACCTTCCAGAGATAATGAGAGAGTTTCTTAAACTCTTAAAGGGTTAA